A portion of the Acidisarcina polymorpha genome contains these proteins:
- a CDS encoding tyrosine-type recombinase/integrase — protein MPKAKVRDGVFQRIDRPGWWVSFVDATGARKKVKVQASTRTQALTALQGFKTKAQQERILGVKHTSDITVEALFVRYKRHQKMRIRPTTFERLDTILKTLVSHLPSRAKDITKRIVSEFISERSTEVAAGTVTKEMSVLKHALKLAVEWELLHENPALGAKLPRIPEGRTRYLTPLELKMALEAAPEWMRAPIAMAAFTGMRRGELLSLRWIDVDIPNRRLYLRETKNGSLRVLVLNELAALVLMSLPVGQPSGPVFGDVDAHKLTVYTRRLFGAVGIQDASFHSLRHTHASWLAMEGVNLHTIGQMLGHRTPRMTTRYAHLSPEYMAISAGKLDRVFGDVLPVNNAQTEEKGRTLVPTESPL, from the coding sequence GTGCCAAAGGCTAAGGTACGAGATGGGGTGTTTCAGCGCATAGATCGGCCGGGCTGGTGGGTAAGTTTTGTCGATGCCACGGGCGCTCGCAAGAAGGTCAAGGTACAGGCCAGCACGCGCACCCAGGCGCTAACGGCCCTGCAAGGGTTCAAGACTAAGGCTCAACAAGAGCGGATACTCGGGGTCAAACACACGTCAGACATCACGGTTGAGGCATTGTTTGTGCGCTACAAGCGTCACCAGAAGATGAGGATCCGGCCGACCACTTTCGAACGTCTGGACACCATCTTGAAGACGCTAGTCTCTCATTTGCCATCGCGGGCGAAGGACATCACCAAACGAATCGTGAGCGAGTTTATCTCTGAACGCAGCACCGAAGTGGCGGCCGGCACAGTGACGAAGGAGATGTCTGTTCTGAAACATGCTCTAAAGCTCGCCGTCGAGTGGGAATTACTGCATGAAAACCCGGCGTTAGGGGCAAAGCTGCCGCGGATACCCGAAGGACGGACTCGCTACCTCACGCCGCTAGAGTTGAAAATGGCACTCGAGGCAGCGCCAGAGTGGATGCGAGCCCCAATTGCCATGGCTGCATTCACCGGGATGCGCCGTGGAGAACTGTTGAGTCTGCGATGGATCGACGTGGACATACCGAATAGGCGCCTTTATCTCCGCGAGACGAAGAATGGCAGCTTACGGGTGTTGGTCTTAAACGAATTAGCGGCCCTGGTGCTCATGAGCCTGCCGGTGGGACAGCCGTCGGGCCCAGTCTTTGGGGACGTCGACGCGCATAAGCTAACCGTCTACACGCGTCGATTGTTCGGCGCTGTCGGAATCCAGGACGCATCGTTCCATTCCCTGCGCCATACGCACGCGAGTTGGCTTGCTATGGAGGGAGTCAACCTGCATACGATCGGTCAAATGCTGGGTCATCGTACGCCGAGGATGACCACCAGATATGCGCATTTATCCCCAGAATACATGGCGATTTCTGCCGGGAAGCTGGACCGCGTCTTTGGTGATGTTCTGCCTGTAAATAATGCTCAGACCGAAGAAAAGGGGCGTACGTTAGTCCCCACAGAGTCCCCACTTTGA
- a CDS encoding helix-turn-helix domain-containing protein: MLNSAVVISAGSRRRYLSVAEAEAEFGISRWTWRRMAYDGRIASSKVGTRLLIPVGECDRVIREGARPRLAEAVKRLPA, translated from the coding sequence GTGCTCAATTCTGCAGTTGTGATCAGTGCGGGATCAAGGCGGCGGTATCTGAGCGTCGCGGAAGCGGAGGCGGAATTTGGAATCTCCCGCTGGACGTGGCGACGGATGGCGTATGACGGGCGAATTGCTTCCAGCAAGGTGGGCACGAGACTGCTCATTCCGGTCGGGGAGTGCGATCGCGTTATCCGCGAGGGTGCGCGGCCTCGTCTGGCGGAGGCTGTTAAACGGCTTCCTGCGTAA
- a CDS encoding replicative DNA helicase, giving the protein MNEMVARTEHELLGIILLDNAHFHEAAEGLNSSDFGLSSHREIFCAIASVVESGRVADLTSVAQRLDKIGGLAKVGGFAYLNGLDEGLLLTRRSVANFVDAIKTASLRRQLSRIGGSLVTSAGEPSIDPQEAISLTEEALLELLAKSSAVQNQPITELVPTAMAEIRKDRGRTAALLGLTTGISRLDHLTRGVQPGEVWIVGAGSGAGKTSLEIQMAIANCVAGVPTLLFSIEMTAEQLLRRIFAVISGVPFFRVRDPSLANSSEIADLEQAADEVAKWPLHIEDAAGLTISKIVAKSRLAVRRHGVKLIGVDYVQIVNAPGKDERLRVASISRALTALAKDEAVPVIALSQLARADRSSPNRRPRMSDLRESSQLENDAHVVILLHREIDEKFGKLSTNGELIIAKQRSGETGAFPIVFDKRSLTFREAPQQASA; this is encoded by the coding sequence ATGAACGAGATGGTTGCGCGGACAGAGCATGAACTTTTGGGGATCATTCTTCTGGACAATGCCCACTTTCACGAAGCTGCAGAGGGCCTGAACTCTTCGGACTTTGGCCTCAGCAGCCACAGGGAAATATTCTGTGCGATCGCGAGTGTGGTTGAGTCCGGCAGGGTTGCGGACCTCACGAGCGTAGCACAGCGGCTCGACAAAATCGGCGGTCTCGCGAAGGTGGGCGGCTTCGCCTACCTCAACGGGCTAGATGAAGGACTTTTACTCACCCGGCGGAGCGTGGCCAATTTCGTCGACGCGATCAAGACCGCCTCACTGCGCCGCCAACTCAGCAGGATCGGAGGGTCGCTTGTTACCTCAGCCGGTGAACCAAGCATCGATCCGCAGGAAGCTATCAGTCTCACCGAGGAAGCACTGCTGGAGCTACTCGCTAAATCAAGCGCAGTTCAGAATCAGCCCATTACCGAGTTAGTGCCGACCGCCATGGCCGAGATCCGGAAGGACAGAGGCCGCACGGCTGCATTGCTTGGTTTGACAACAGGGATTTCTCGTTTAGATCACCTCACTCGAGGAGTCCAGCCTGGCGAGGTTTGGATTGTGGGAGCGGGATCCGGCGCCGGCAAGACATCGCTCGAAATCCAAATGGCAATCGCAAACTGCGTCGCCGGCGTACCGACCCTACTGTTCTCGATCGAGATGACGGCAGAGCAACTTTTGCGGCGGATCTTCGCAGTCATAAGTGGAGTGCCGTTCTTTCGCGTCCGGGATCCAAGTCTGGCAAATTCCAGTGAGATTGCAGACCTTGAGCAGGCTGCGGACGAAGTCGCGAAGTGGCCGCTGCACATAGAGGACGCAGCTGGGCTAACGATCTCGAAGATTGTTGCCAAGTCCCGGCTTGCCGTGCGGCGTCATGGAGTTAAGTTGATCGGGGTCGATTACGTTCAAATCGTGAATGCTCCCGGTAAAGACGAGAGACTACGGGTGGCTTCCATATCAAGGGCGCTCACGGCCCTTGCAAAAGATGAAGCAGTGCCTGTTATCGCGCTGTCGCAACTCGCAAGAGCCGATCGCTCCTCGCCTAACCGACGACCAAGGATGAGCGACCTGCGCGAGTCATCGCAACTCGAAAATGACGCCCACGTAGTAATCCTCCTCCACAGGGAAATCGACGAAAAGTTTGGGAAGTTAAGCACAAACGGTGAGCTAATTATCGCAAAACAGCGATCCGGCGAGACGGGCGCATTCCCCATCGTCTTCGACAAGCGGTCTTTGACTTTTAGAGAGGCTCCTCAGCAGGCATCCGCGTGA
- the terL gene encoding phage terminase large subunit, with product MQSSTSVKSEEVFALARLSLAAYAPLMFPSFQLSPHHSKLIRKLEAVEAGRLRRLLISMPPRHGKSLLATTIFPAWYLGRNPDKSVITASYGQDLADDFGRQVRNFVNDTYTQAAFPELKIADDSNSMKRFTTTAGGNYFAVGVGAAITGRGANLLLIDDPIRNMEDARSEVMLRTLHDWFSTVAYTRLAPNGAVVVIQTRWSHDDLIGWLLREHPNEGWDYLNMPAIAEVDGDGRKEGEALWPDRFDLADLKSKRSILGGKAFDALYQGRPTTEEGAVFQRSWWQSYTEFPKFRRIVQSWDTAFKTGSENDYSVCTTWGEAQDGFYLLHRYKKRVEFPELKRQVALLAAEWKPRIILIEDKASGQSLLQEIKQSTRFAVRPIKVDTDKLSRAHAASPLVECGKVFLPKAAPWLEDYLTVMSTFPAGAHDDDVDSTTQALNYLRGSNQAHGLIEAMKQLGGASHEDQTEWLGLSKPAAPVPDPVLQCERCGSDFIQKLSSGFRCGMCAHQFGAQACVYSETQQMPSWRM from the coding sequence ATGCAATCATCGACGTCCGTCAAAAGTGAGGAAGTCTTCGCGCTCGCGCGACTCAGCCTGGCAGCCTATGCCCCGCTCATGTTCCCTTCATTTCAGCTGTCCCCGCACCACTCGAAGCTCATTCGCAAACTCGAAGCTGTAGAAGCAGGCCGCCTTCGCCGCCTGCTTATCTCCATGCCGCCTCGGCATGGCAAGTCACTGCTGGCTACGACGATCTTCCCTGCGTGGTATCTGGGGCGCAATCCTGACAAATCGGTGATTACGGCCAGTTACGGCCAGGACCTCGCTGACGATTTTGGCAGGCAGGTCCGAAACTTCGTCAATGATACTTATACGCAGGCTGCTTTCCCGGAGCTCAAAATTGCGGATGACTCAAACTCCATGAAGAGATTCACCACGACCGCGGGCGGGAATTATTTTGCCGTCGGTGTGGGGGCGGCTATCACCGGCCGGGGAGCGAACTTGCTCCTCATCGACGATCCAATCCGCAACATGGAGGACGCCCGCAGCGAAGTTATGCTGCGCACGCTGCACGATTGGTTTTCCACGGTCGCGTACACGCGCCTGGCCCCCAACGGGGCCGTGGTGGTCATCCAGACGCGCTGGTCGCATGACGATCTCATTGGCTGGTTGCTCAGGGAACATCCGAACGAAGGTTGGGACTACCTCAACATGCCGGCGATCGCTGAAGTCGACGGAGACGGTCGCAAGGAAGGGGAAGCGCTTTGGCCCGACCGATTCGACTTGGCGGATCTCAAGTCCAAACGCTCCATACTCGGTGGTAAAGCATTCGACGCGCTCTATCAAGGCCGCCCAACCACTGAAGAGGGCGCGGTCTTTCAGCGGTCCTGGTGGCAGAGCTACACAGAGTTTCCAAAGTTTCGTCGCATCGTTCAGTCGTGGGACACGGCATTCAAGACGGGCTCAGAGAACGATTACTCGGTTTGCACAACGTGGGGAGAGGCTCAGGATGGCTTTTACCTCCTTCACCGTTACAAGAAACGGGTTGAATTTCCCGAGTTAAAGCGCCAAGTAGCACTCTTGGCTGCAGAGTGGAAGCCTCGAATCATCCTGATCGAAGACAAAGCCTCGGGTCAGTCGCTTCTGCAGGAGATCAAGCAAAGCACCCGCTTTGCGGTTCGGCCGATCAAGGTAGACACCGACAAGCTGTCCCGAGCTCACGCTGCAAGCCCTCTAGTCGAATGCGGTAAGGTCTTCCTACCAAAGGCGGCACCGTGGCTGGAAGACTACTTAACCGTCATGTCGACATTTCCCGCCGGCGCCCACGATGATGACGTGGATTCGACAACGCAGGCACTGAACTACTTGCGCGGCAGCAACCAGGCTCATGGACTGATCGAAGCCATGAAGCAGCTGGGCGGCGCGTCGCACGAGGATCAGACTGAGTGGCTGGGCTTATCGAAGCCGGCTGCGCCCGTACCGGACCCGGTCCTGCAGTGTGAGAGATGCGGCTCAGACTTCATCCAGAAACTGTCTTCAGGCTTTCGCTGCGGCATGTGCGCCCACCAGTTTGGCGCGCAGGCATGCGTGTACTCGGAAACTCAGCAGATGCCTTCGTGGAGGATGTGA
- a CDS encoding class I SAM-dependent methyltransferase: protein MKDLGLPFPARVVILNNTEKRGNPPEGCTWITADAANMPFADGQFDLAFSNSVIEHLGTVAQQCAMASEIRRVAKRYWVQTPDPRFPVEPHYSTPFVHWLPKPIRRYALRFSVWALVKHPTPQKIEDMLAEIRLIPRGELRVMFPNSTILVERFAGLPKSLIAFSS from the coding sequence GTGAAAGATTTGGGCCTGCCGTTCCCGGCGCGGGTCGTAATCTTGAACAATACTGAAAAGCGGGGCAATCCGCCAGAAGGATGCACATGGATAACCGCTGATGCAGCCAACATGCCATTTGCAGATGGTCAATTCGACTTGGCGTTTTCAAATTCCGTCATTGAACATTTGGGCACAGTCGCTCAGCAATGTGCAATGGCATCAGAGATACGCCGGGTCGCTAAACGATATTGGGTTCAAACACCGGATCCGCGCTTTCCCGTAGAGCCGCATTACAGCACGCCATTTGTCCATTGGCTTCCCAAGCCTATCCGACGCTACGCTCTTCGGTTTTCAGTATGGGCGTTGGTCAAGCATCCAACTCCCCAGAAGATTGAGGACATGTTGGCGGAAATTCGGCTAATCCCGCGGGGAGAATTGAGAGTAATGTTTCCCAATTCGACCATTCTAGTAGAGCGGTTCGCAGGATTACCTAAGTCGCTCATCGCCTTTAGCTCTTAA
- a CDS encoding SDR family NAD(P)-dependent oxidoreductase, with the protein MGKLEGKVALITGGTSEIGFATARLFVAEGAQIYVTGRRKDKVEEAVTKIGKGCIGVQGNVADMADLDRLFNQITKEFGRLDIVFANAGTAEYAPMGQIDEAHFERIFSANVKGLLFSVQKALPLMREDSTVVLTSSVVGSKGFSSNSVYAASKAAIRSFARTWTTDLKDRKIRVNVVSPAPTDRRASSEVNQNRYEQP; encoded by the coding sequence ATGGGAAAGCTCGAAGGAAAAGTTGCTCTGATCACCGGCGGCACGAGCGAAATTGGCTTTGCTACTGCAAGGCTCTTTGTAGCCGAGGGGGCACAGATCTACGTAACCGGGCGCCGCAAAGACAAGGTTGAAGAAGCCGTGACGAAGATCGGTAAAGGATGTATCGGCGTACAGGGAAACGTCGCAGATATGGCCGACCTCGATCGTCTCTTCAATCAAATTACAAAGGAGTTCGGAAGACTTGATATTGTCTTCGCGAACGCAGGAACGGCGGAATACGCACCCATGGGCCAGATCGACGAAGCGCATTTTGAACGAATCTTTAGCGCAAACGTGAAGGGTTTGCTTTTCAGTGTGCAGAAGGCTTTACCGCTGATGCGAGAGGACTCGACGGTCGTCCTGACCAGTTCCGTAGTCGGGAGCAAGGGCTTCTCATCTAATTCGGTGTACGCGGCTTCCAAAGCTGCTATCCGCTCTTTCGCGCGGACTTGGACGACAGACCTCAAGGATCGCAAGATCCGTGTCAACGTCGTCAGTCCAGCACCTACTGACCGCCGAGCATCAAGTGAAGTGAACCAGAACCGGTATGAACAACCCTAG
- a CDS encoding alpha/beta hydrolase, whose amino-acid sequence MKSFKILRIGIAAGIAVAALLCTTGQSAAQEFKPSKIGTVVLVHGAWADGSSWTKVIPRLEEKGLNVVAVQLPLRSLANDVATVERAIAIAPPPVLLVGHSYAGVVITQAGNDPKVIGLVYVAAYAPDAGESAVTLNSMYPPAPIAADNLITSDSLGNLKLLPKGILTDFAEDLPLREKTTLIATQGPTAQDVLGTPVTAAAWRTKPSWFIIAGRDRIIQPQLEEFMSKRMNAVTITADSCHVIMLAKPDEVTDVIVRASQSFDK is encoded by the coding sequence ATGAAAAGCTTCAAGATACTCAGGATCGGCATAGCGGCTGGCATCGCGGTCGCAGCACTTCTTTGTACAACAGGACAATCAGCGGCTCAAGAGTTCAAACCCAGCAAGATAGGAACAGTAGTGCTCGTTCATGGGGCATGGGCGGACGGTTCATCCTGGACAAAGGTCATCCCGCGTCTGGAGGAGAAGGGTCTCAACGTGGTGGCGGTCCAGCTTCCGCTGAGGTCTCTGGCCAACGATGTTGCCACGGTTGAGCGTGCGATCGCGATTGCGCCTCCGCCGGTACTCCTCGTAGGTCATTCATATGCCGGAGTTGTCATCACGCAAGCTGGAAATGATCCAAAAGTTATTGGCTTGGTATACGTGGCGGCGTACGCACCAGACGCGGGCGAGTCTGCTGTGACGCTCAATTCCATGTATCCACCTGCCCCCATAGCTGCGGACAATTTGATTACGTCAGACTCTCTCGGAAACCTGAAGCTGCTGCCAAAAGGAATCTTGACCGACTTTGCAGAAGATCTACCTCTGAGAGAGAAGACGACGCTTATCGCGACGCAAGGCCCAACAGCCCAAGATGTGTTGGGTACACCGGTCACGGCTGCAGCATGGCGGACCAAGCCATCCTGGTTCATCATTGCAGGGCGAGATCGCATCATTCAGCCACAGTTGGAAGAGTTCATGTCAAAACGCATGAATGCCGTCACCATAACCGCTGATTCGTGCCACGTGATCATGCTGGCTAAACCAGACGAGGTCACAGACGTTATTGTTCGGGCCAGTCAATCTTTCGACAAGTAA
- a CDS encoding glucose 1-dehydrogenase yields the protein MHKDLDGRVAIVTGSSKGFGSAIAKALAAEGASIVVNYVSDKAGAEKTVAAITAAGGIAIAIQGSVSNLSEVRRIFEEAIAAFGKVDILVNNAGVYKFGPLAEIEEAEYRRQFDTNVLGTLLMCKEASLRFGDAGGSIINIGTAGTTLNLPGTVMYTATKAASDSITHVLAKELGRRGIRVNSVNPGIVLTEGVSALGMNSETAFVVDLVTQTPLGRAGTTQDVADVVTFLASDKSRWVTGQIIQASGGLQ from the coding sequence ATGCATAAGGATCTAGACGGTAGAGTCGCGATCGTCACCGGAAGTTCCAAGGGGTTCGGCTCGGCCATCGCAAAAGCGCTGGCAGCCGAAGGGGCGTCAATAGTCGTGAATTATGTTTCAGACAAGGCCGGTGCGGAAAAGACTGTGGCCGCAATCACTGCGGCAGGCGGCATTGCGATAGCCATTCAGGGATCAGTTAGTAACCTCTCGGAGGTGAGGCGGATCTTCGAGGAGGCGATTGCGGCTTTCGGCAAGGTAGACATCCTCGTCAATAACGCAGGCGTTTACAAGTTTGGTCCTCTCGCGGAGATCGAAGAGGCGGAGTACCGGAGGCAATTCGATACGAATGTCTTGGGAACACTTCTGATGTGCAAGGAAGCTTCTCTTCGCTTTGGCGACGCCGGCGGAAGCATCATCAACATCGGCACCGCCGGTACGACCCTCAATCTGCCTGGCACGGTGATGTACACGGCAACCAAAGCAGCCTCCGATTCCATCACCCATGTTCTCGCCAAAGAACTAGGCAGGCGCGGTATCCGAGTGAACTCGGTAAATCCCGGGATTGTACTGACCGAGGGCGTCAGTGCCTTGGGAATGAATTCTGAGACGGCCTTTGTGGTTGACCTTGTTACCCAAACGCCACTGGGGCGCGCTGGAACGACCCAGGACGTTGCGGATGTCGTTACGTTTCTTGCCTCTGACAAATCACGCTGGGTGACCGGGCAAATCATACAAGCCTCGGGCGGACTGCAATAA
- a CDS encoding winged helix-turn-helix transcriptional regulator, whose product MQAYHECADYIQRVSGVKTVIQGKWSLEILCAMRTEPVCLSRLMRLIPQASKKALRANLRSLESARIVVRRDLSDTLLHVEYDFVDDTRVTVWAILDHLAVWGKILQARAKVPPSQA is encoded by the coding sequence ATGCAGGCCTATCACGAATGCGCAGATTACATTCAACGGGTTTCCGGAGTAAAAACGGTCATACAGGGCAAATGGAGCCTGGAAATCCTATGCGCCATGCGAACCGAACCCGTTTGCCTCAGCCGACTCATGAGGCTCATTCCTCAGGCGTCGAAGAAGGCACTAAGAGCCAATCTCCGATCCTTGGAGTCCGCACGGATCGTTGTGAGAAGGGATTTGAGCGATACCTTGCTTCATGTTGAATACGACTTTGTCGATGACACGAGAGTGACAGTCTGGGCGATCTTGGATCATCTCGCCGTTTGGGGAAAGATCTTGCAAGCAAGAGCAAAGGTCCCTCCTTCGCAGGCTTGA
- a CDS encoding TetR/AcrR family transcriptional regulator, translating into MTVRNNEQGTRSLILQAAFEIVCIYGFSGVTLGNLAKHIGMSKSGLFAHFKSIEQLHRELIKHIGSVFRSEVVSPALTVAEGLPRLEATIANWLTWASRPTALGGAPLLAGFFEFDDREGSVRDSLLEEGIRWCTHLRQLVTQAIAMDDFRQDLDAEQFVFELCGIYFSFHVSERFMRDSGSRGFATLAVEELIKRARRR; encoded by the coding sequence ATGACTGTAAGAAACAATGAGCAGGGGACGCGGTCGCTCATACTTCAAGCTGCATTCGAGATCGTCTGTATCTATGGGTTTTCCGGAGTGACATTAGGGAATCTCGCAAAACACATAGGAATGTCGAAGAGTGGCCTCTTTGCACATTTCAAATCGATAGAGCAACTTCACCGGGAGCTGATTAAGCACATTGGCAGTGTCTTTCGCTCGGAAGTTGTGTCCCCAGCTCTCACTGTCGCCGAAGGGCTCCCTCGATTGGAAGCCACCATCGCAAACTGGTTGACGTGGGCGTCTCGTCCGACGGCGTTAGGCGGCGCTCCACTCTTAGCTGGCTTTTTCGAATTCGATGACCGTGAAGGTTCGGTCCGAGATTCTCTCTTAGAGGAAGGAATTCGTTGGTGTACTCACCTGCGGCAGCTCGTTACCCAAGCCATCGCAATGGACGACTTCCGCCAGGATCTTGACGCAGAGCAGTTTGTCTTCGAGCTTTGCGGTATCTACTTCAGCTTCCATGTCTCGGAGCGCTTCATGCGCGATTCAGGCTCGCGTGGTTTCGCAACACTCGCTGTCGAAGAACTCATCAAACGTGCTCGCAGGCGTTAG